One window from the genome of Gloeocapsa sp. PCC 73106 encodes:
- the argF gene encoding ornithine carbamoyltransferase has product MEAINDLQGRDLLSIADLNHQEIDQLLTLAAQLKHKEIEPRCSKVLGLLFYKASTRTRVSFSVAMYQLGGQVIDLNPSVTQVGRGEPIADTARVLDRYLDILAIRTFKQEDLETFAHYANIPVINALSDLEHPCQILADLLTIQECFGSFSGLTLTYLGDGNNVAHSLLLAGAIAGINVRLATPATHQPDPAIVKQAQSLKHSNREITITSDPLAAVKDAQVIYTDVWASMGQEAESEARIPIFAPYQINAELLKQADSEAIVLHCLPAHREEEITTEVIEGKQSRVWQQAENRMHAQKALILSLLDT; this is encoded by the coding sequence ATGGAAGCGATCAACGACCTCCAGGGAAGAGACTTGCTGAGCATAGCAGACTTAAATCATCAAGAGATTGACCAATTACTGACTTTAGCGGCACAACTTAAACACAAAGAAATAGAGCCAAGATGTTCTAAAGTATTGGGGTTACTATTCTATAAAGCCTCTACTCGTACCCGTGTCTCTTTTAGTGTTGCTATGTATCAACTTGGAGGACAAGTAATTGATCTAAATCCTAGCGTAACACAAGTAGGCAGAGGAGAACCCATCGCCGATACAGCAAGAGTATTAGATCGTTACTTGGATATTTTGGCGATTCGCACCTTTAAGCAAGAAGATTTAGAAACCTTCGCTCACTACGCCAACATTCCCGTGATTAACGCTTTGAGCGATTTAGAACACCCCTGTCAAATTTTAGCGGATTTATTAACCATTCAGGAATGTTTTGGTAGTTTTTCGGGTTTAACCCTTACTTATCTAGGAGATGGGAACAATGTCGCCCATTCTCTCCTATTAGCGGGGGCGATCGCGGGTATTAATGTACGTTTAGCTACACCTGCAACCCATCAACCAGATCCAGCAATAGTTAAACAAGCTCAAAGCCTCAAACACTCCAACCGAGAAATTACCATCACTTCAGATCCCCTAGCTGCGGTAAAAGACGCACAAGTAATCTATACTGATGTTTGGGCGAGTATGGGACAAGAAGCCGAGAGTGAGGCGAGGATACCCATTTTTGCCCCCTATCAGATCAACGCCGAGTTGTTAAAACAAGCAGACTCTGAAGCGATCGTTTTACACTGTCTCCCCGCTCATCGAGAAGAAGAAATTACCACAGAGGTAATAGAGGGAAAACAATCCCGCGTGTGGCAACAAGCAGAAAACCGTATGCACGCGCAAAAAGCTCTAATACTGAGTTTATTAGACACTT